The DNA sequence GTAAGTACtttggttcaattagaagatAAAATTAACAAGCTTACCTCTATTGTTTCCCAGGGAATGAAAGGACAAGTCATGGCGTGTGGAGTGTGCTCAATGCAAGGGCATGcagctgatcaatgccctcaactcatggaCAATGAAGAAGTCAACGCCATTGGCTTCCAACAAGGGCAGAATCGTCCTCGTAATGATCCTTTCTCGAACACATATAATGATGGATGGAGAAATCACCCAAATTTCCGTTGGAGAGACAATGACAACGTCCAAGCAGCTGCTCCAAACGCTAGTTACAATCGTGCTACACCCGGCTTCTACCAAAAACCTCAGGCTCCTCTAAACTCTAGTCCTTtaaattcttcatcttcttcttcttctaataacTATAATGAGATTATCAAAACTTTAACTATTTCTACTCAGACTTTGTTgcagaatcaaaatcaaatgcaaaatcaaaccaacaatTTGATGCAAGGTCAGAATCTCATGCAAAAGAGGATGGAAGCAATGGAGAAACAACTTGGCCACGTGGTTGATTTCATGACAAAAGGCCCTGAAGGTGGTAAGCTTCCAAGTAATACTATTCCAAATCCAAAGGGAAACTATGAATCTGCAAATGCCATCACCACCAGAAGTGGAAAGGTCATCAATGCCATCCCCAAGGTACAAAAGAACACTACCGTGCACattgatgaagaagaggagacGCCAACTTCCaaaagacagaaaaaaaaatggccCAGCCACGTCCAGGATTGAAATTGACGTTGCAATCCCAGATCCTGCTACGTCCAGGATTGAAAGTTCATTGCAATCCCCAACGAACCCAGAAACAAAAGGTAAAACGTCCAACTGTTCCATTCCGGTTAATACTAATATTTTTCCTTCTTCCATACCCTTTCCAAGCAGATTTGAAAAATCCAAGAAAGATGAAAGTGAGAAAGCTATCTTGGAAGTCTTTAAGAAAGTGCAAATAAACATCCCTCTCCTTGATGCGTTGAAGCAAGCACCAAAATATGCAAAATTTttgaaagagctttgcactacaaGGAGACACATTCATGAGAAGGAAGTAGTGAAAGTTGGCGCAAATGTTTCTGCCTTGATTGATCGAAAACTTCCTCCTAAATGCAAGGATCCCGGAAGCTTCACTGTTCCATGTGTGATTGGTAACATTAGATTTGACAATGCTATGCTAGACTTAGGtgcatccataaatgttatgccatATTCTGTTTATGCATCTCTAGGCCTAGGCGAGCTTAAAAAggataatgttatcattcaattaGCAAACAGATCTAATGCCTATCCAAAAGGTCTTTTggaagatgttcttgtgcaggtggACAAGCTGATTTTTCCCGCGGATTTTTATGTTTTGGAGATGGAAGAGTCCTCCTTGACTCCAACACCACTTTTGTTGGGGACGTCCTTTTATGAGAACCGCAAGGACTAAGATTGATGTCTACACAGGCTCATtgaccatggaatttgatggcgAAGTGATTGGTTTCAATATTttcgaagccatgaggtatcctttACATGAAATTAACTCTTGCTTTTCTATTGATGTTTTTGATACACTTGCGCAGGAATTCTTAAAAGCAATGAATGAGGACATGTTGGAAACCACCATTGAGCAAGGGATCGGATTTACAAGCAATGGCACCCCAATTTCTACAAAGAAGCTCAAGGAAATGTTGGACGATGACATGATCAAAACTGTAGCCTCCCTTGAGACACTACCACGTCATGAAAGGTATACTCCTCCTACGTCAATTCAGTTATCTACTAATAAACTTTTTCCTTCTGTGGTTCAGGCCCCATCACTTCAACTTAAACCTTTACCGGATCACTTGAAGTATGTTTATTTGGGAGATAATGAAACTTTACCTGTGTTCATCTCCTCCAAACTCACGGTTACACAAGAGGAACAACTCGTGGACATTCTCAAGGCACACAAGACTGCAATTGGATGGACTCTGGCTGACATAAAAggaataagccctactacttgTGTGCATCGAATCCTTGTTGAGGAAGGGTCAAAACCATCAAGGGAAGCTCAAAGacgtctcaaccctcctatgatggaCGTTGtaaagaaggaggttatcaaactccttgactGTGGCGTTATCTACCCTACTTCGGACTCCAAatgggtttcaccagttcaagtAGTTCCTAAGAAGTCTGGAATAACGGTGGTAAAGAATGAAGAGAATGAGCTTGTGCCCCAACGAACTGTCACTGGCCATAGAGTCTGCATCGATTATAGAAAGCTCAATGCCACCACAAgaaaagatcactttcctttgCCCTTCATCGATCAAATGCTTGAGAGGTTAGCTGGTcattctttttattgttttcttgaTGGTTATTCCGGT is a window from the Rosa chinensis cultivar Old Blush chromosome 2, RchiOBHm-V2, whole genome shotgun sequence genome containing:
- the LOC112184501 gene encoding uncharacterized protein LOC112184501, with product MSRIGLDTRSVFKYFNSCMHTRRNPKGELVPLDPELQKTIRFNKKLKEASSSSPKEEEEVYDISLLFQEQPSTPAPQPMALTIRQLSTSVIPPGGVPTCITYPAAAEGATADFELKSGLLHRLPTFHGLSMEDPNQHLMEFQFICTSMKPQGADEQILKLKAFPFSLADKAKQWLYELPSGRITSWAGMMKAFLEKYFPTSRIIMLRKKISGIQQGQDESYAEYYERFKTLITQCPQHGMKEETLLTCFYDGLTNLERDMLDAASGGSFVDKEPAAGMILIENRALNQQQYGSSKSTHTREKAHEVSTLVQLEDKINKLTSIVSQGMKGQVMACGVCSMQGHAADQCPQLMDNEEVNAIGFQQGQNRPRNDPFSNTYNDGWRNHPNFRWRDNDNVQAAAPNASYNRATPGFYQKPQAPLNSSPLNSSSSSSSNNYNEIIKTLTISTQTLLQNQNQMQNQTNNLMQGQNLMQKRMEAMEKQLGHVVDFMTKGPEGGKLPSNTIPNPKGNYESANAITTRSGKVINAIPKKDESEKAILEVFKKVQINIPLLDALKQAPKYAKFLKELCTTRRHIHEKEVVKVGANVSALIDRKLPPKCKDPGSFTVPCVIGNIRFDNAMLDLGASINVMPYSVYASLGLGELKKDNVIIQLANRSNAYPKGLLEDVLVQVDKLIFPADFYVLEMEESSLTPTPLLLGTSFYENRKD